The Kiritimatiellia bacterium DNA window GGGGCGCGCGCTGGCACAGCCTGCATCCGGCCGGACTGCCGTTTCTGCTGGCGCCGTTCGCGGGGGGCGGGGCGGCGGGCCGGCATCTGGCGCTAGGCTTGATCGCCGCCCTGACGGTTTATGCGGTCTGGCGGCTTTGCCGCATGGCCGGGGCTTCGCCGGCCGCGTCCTTCATAATCAACGCCGGTTTTTTCGGCAGTCTCTATGGGATATGTTACGCCTCGCGCTGTCTGCCCGAGATGCTGGGGGCCGGCCTGATCGCCTGGCTTTGCTGGTGCATTTTTGCGCAGGAAGATTGGCCATGGACTTCCGCGGTTCTGGCAGGTTTCTGCTGTGCTTTCATGCCCTGGGCCCATTTGCGTTTTTATCCCCCGGCTCTGCTCGGCGTTTTATTTTACGGCGCGGCCGGACTGCGCGCGCCGGAACCCGCGGCGAGAAAAACGGTCCGGCTGGCGGTTTTTCTGGGGCTGGCTACGGGAGGGATCGTGTTTCATCAACACGTCCAGGATTGGATGTACGAAGGCGGCGCGGCGCACGCCGTGAGCGATGTTCTGTTTTCATATCCGCCGGGGCTTTGGTGCGTGTTCACGAAAGCGGCCGGATTGCTCAATGTTTTCCCCCTGGCGATCGGATTAATTGCGGCGGCCTGCATCTGGTTGTTTGCGGCGCGGGGACGGCGCGGGATGGCCATGGCGCTGGGCGCAATGTTCGGCGCAGTCTGGCTGACATCCTGCGGGGGCGAGAATTACTTCGGCGGCGCCACGCTCGGCGGGCGGTTCCTTTTTGCGGTTATGCCGCTCTTTCTTCCGGCGGCGGCGGTAATATGGGACCGGGCCGCGGGCCCGGCGCGCTGGTGGTTGCTGGTTCTGGCAATGGCTTCCATCGGCCTGGCCATTCTGGAATTGATTTATCTGCCGCAACTGGGCCGGTCGTTTATTTTTCCATACAACGCTTTACCGGTTGCGGCGCCGCTGCTGGCCGGGCTGCCGCCGCCGTTCTGCGGAATATGGCATGCGCTCGCCGCCGGCATATTAACCCTTGGCGCGCTGGGCGCGCGGCGCCGGGCGCCGGCGGCCGTGTTCGTCGGCCTGATCATTGCGGTTACGCTGGTCTGGCAGATTGCCGCCAGAATATAATCCGCGCGCGGGCAGGTTTTGAAGAAGAGAGGCGGCAGGCCGTGATATTTTGCGGCAAGAAAATCTCCGCGCCAGCCGCGGCTTACAGCGGCCCGGACGGTTATTGCTTGCGCAGAATTATGATGACTTCCGACCGCCGGTTGCATATCAACTCAAGACATGCGTCCATGTTCAACCGCCGTTTCAGGAAAAGAATCATTTCCATGATTTCCCATTCCGTCCAGGCATGATAGTGGATGGAGTAGCTGGTCTGCAGATAGATGTTCACCCGTTCAGCGGCTTTTTCCGGGTCGGTGATTTTTTCAACCAGCCGCACGTATTCCTCAAAGGCCGTCCGGCGCGACCAGGCGGGTCCCTCGCGGTAATCGCGTTCAACGTGCGCAAAACCGGTCGTCGGCCGGTCCTTGTCAAAAGTGGCGCGCTTTTCGGGCACGACCAGGTAAATGACTCCATTCGGGCGCAAGACCCTGATCATGTTCTGCAACGCCAGGATGGGGTTTTCGCAATGCTCCAGAAAATGACTGGCAACGACAAAATCCAGCGAGCCATTCGCAACGCTCGCAAGCGTCTCGCCGTTGTCAATGATGTCGGGCGCCGCCAGGCGCTTTTTTTTGAATTCCGGATACTGCCGGCGCAGTTCCGCCAGGGACATGCGGTCCACGTATTTCGCGCGCGCCCCGCGGGGAAGACAGAGCGGATTGTGCAGAGCGCCGATTTCAATGCCGTCGCCGGCAAGATAACGGGCCGCGATCCGCGTGCGCGAAAACGCGTCCGGATTGAAGCGGCGCAGAAATGGAAATATCTGGCAAGCCCGGGCGGCACAGAGAATAAAAAAATGTTTCAACATGCGTTTGCGGACGGGGAACCCCCGCTATTTGAATCCCATACCCAAACGGTAAATCCAGTTGGCCAGCAGGAGCAGTAAAAAAACAACGGCAAACATGGCCGCCGCTTTCCCGGAAACTTGCAACATTGCCCCGCGGTTGACCCGCCGGCCGAACAAGGCCGCAACCACGACAAATGCATTATAGAGAAAGACGCAGACGGCCGCAAGATAAACAACGACGGCAACGGGGCATTCATGAATGCCGCTGCCCCAGTTGCCGCGGGCGAAATCGCAAAAGGCGCGGGTAAAGCCGCAGGTGGGGCAGGGGAACCCCGTCCAATGCAGGAAGAGGCAAAACCCGGCCGGGAAACGGTCAAACGGAAACAGGCGCGCCAGCAGGAGGGCGCCGCCGCTGAACAGCAGGAGAAAGACATTGCCGGCAAACGTGTTCCCGAATCTGACGCGGCGGGCCGGCCGGGTTATTGTAAAAAACAACGCCATGAACGGAACGATCAAACAGGCCGATTGAAATCCGGCGATTAAAGGACTGATCGAGATAAATTTCCCGGCTTCAGTTCCCGGCCTGTTGCGTCTGATTTTCCTGCCGGCCGAATAAATCGCGGTAAGCCGCGGCAATGATACATGCGCCGATCGGCATAGTGATGATCATCCCGATGCCGCAGGCCAGCGCGCCGACATAACCCAGAACCATGGCGACAACCAACAATCCGGCAAACGGGAAGAAATTGGTCTTGACCAGGTTGATGCTTTCCAGGGAGGCCGGCCAGAAATTCATCTTGCGGTCAACGATCAGGAACATGCCGAACATGACCAGGGCGCTGATGACAATTGAGACAAATATTGAAAGCACTTGGCCGGCGCAGGGGATCAGGTTCAACAACAGTGTGAGGACAATGGAGATGGCCCCCCAGACTATGACAAAAAGAAACGCATCAAGAAAATATTCAAACCCCTTGAACACGTCGCCGATTTCGGCCTTAGGTTCCTTTTTGTCAATAATGGCCAGGATGATGACGATCAGGCCGGCCAGCATCGGTCCGAAAAGGATGCCCATGGTAACCGCGCTCAAGACTGCGGCAATGAGATTGGCCACCACCAAAACGACAAAATTATCGCGGTAGAGGGACAATCCGCCCTGTATCCACTCGCCGAATTTAACGATAGGCTTTGAATCGTTCATTGTTTTCCTCCTCTGGTTTTTATCCTGCTATGCATTTAACCGCGCAAATCAAACTATCCTGTATTAAACCGCAAACGGGTGAATTTGTCAAATTCTGCTGCATTTTAATCGCGGACGGAATAATGATTGCCGCCATAATGGCGAATATGACAAAGAGAACGAACGCGACTATGCTGAAATATCCCATAATCAAGCCGACCAGCGCCATGCCGTCGCCCGCAAGGTTATTGGGATCAGATTTGATTTTTGACCTGGCCATATGGCCGCAGATAATGGCAGGCACTCCGGTGACAGGCCCACACGTTACAATAGAAAGTATGCCCAGCACAAGCGACCATACCGCCAACGGGTGGTTAGACTTCATGGAAATAAGAGCCTTTCAATTAAACGACCCGGCCAGCGCATGGATTGAACCTGATGCCAATCCGGCCTTAATATAACGTCGCATAATATATCTTATGTCTACTAATATATATATCAGAATACAAGGAATAGTGTTTTTCCGCTTTGAATGAGGAAATAATACAATAACTGTCTACCGCCTGTCAATAGAGTCTTTTGGAGACAAAATGATGACGGGAAACTTCAAAAAAAATCTGTAAAAAACAAATTAAACGCGCCTGTTATCTGACCATATAAATAAGTTTTTCCTTTTGGCCTGCCCGTTCAATATTCAGGACAAACCCGTTGACGCGGTTTTTGACAAATTCACTGATAAAATATTCGGCCCTGGCCTGGCTCGTCATGGGCATGGAATTAACCTGGCGGATGACGTCGCCCGGTTGCAGGCCGAAAGCCGCGAACATATCGCCCTCGCCTTCAACAACCAGCGTGTACCCGGCAATATTCCGGCCTTCGTAAACCGGCTTCAGGGAATCATATATTTTGGCCAGCCGGTCGGTGTCATTCAAGACTTCATTGTAATAATTCATCAATTCCGACCTTGTCAACACCCAGCGCTTGTCTCCGACCATTTTTCCGAACCGGCTTTGGAGATCAGCCCCCTGCCGGATGCCGGTGGACATTGTTTGCGCGCCGTGGCCGGCAAAACAAAGCCGGATTTCTTCATCGCCGGAATTGCGGCGCAATATAATCCTGTCGGACAGAATGGACTGCACGCGCGTGTCGTTATCAATCAGGTCGCCCTCTGTAACAAGCAATTGTTCTTTTTTATGCAAATCGTCCAGGATGGCCTTGCGCGACTGCTGATT harbors:
- a CDS encoding methyltransferase domain-containing protein, which gives rise to MLKHFFILCAARACQIFPFLRRFNPDAFSRTRIAARYLAGDGIEIGALHNPLCLPRGARAKYVDRMSLAELRRQYPEFKKKRLAAPDIIDNGETLASVANGSLDFVVASHFLEHCENPILALQNMIRVLRPNGVIYLVVPEKRATFDKDRPTTGFAHVERDYREGPAWSRRTAFEEYVRLVEKITDPEKAAERVNIYLQTSYSIHYHAWTEWEIMEMILFLKRRLNMDACLELICNRRSEVIIILRKQ
- a CDS encoding DUF2752 domain-containing protein, with amino-acid sequence MALFFTITRPARRVRFGNTFAGNVFLLLFSGGALLLARLFPFDRFPAGFCLFLHWTGFPCPTCGFTRAFCDFARGNWGSGIHECPVAVVVYLAAVCVFLYNAFVVVAALFGRRVNRGAMLQVSGKAAAMFAVVFLLLLLANWIYRLGMGFK